The Suricata suricatta isolate VVHF042 chromosome 16, meerkat_22Aug2017_6uvM2_HiC, whole genome shotgun sequence genome contains the following window.
AGAACCTCAAGAACCCAGGAAATAAACTTGGTGACACGGGTGTACACCCCTGGTAAGAATGGGTTGCACCAGTCGCTGCCCCAGGACACGATGCCCACCAGGGTCCACACTCCGTCCTTCTGGCACACCAGGGGGCCGCCAGAGTCGCCCTGCAGAGGAGAAAGGACCTGTTTGCAGGCCTGAAACGGGGTGCCGGGGCCCCAGTGTGCCCTGACCTGCCCCAGCACAGGTTGTGTGCAGAGAAGTGGCAGTGTGGGCGCAGAGACTGGGGAGGAGGCTCTTGGGTCGGGGCTGCTTGGCAGCCCCTGCTCTGTCACCTACTCCTGGTGAGCCTGGGGCATGTGGCTGACACCCTCCCCCGGATGGCATGGGACCCCCCCCTCCAACTGCACGCATAACAGTCacccagagggaggtggggcggATGCGACAGAAAGGAGTGGCCCCCTGGCCCTGGGCGGGGTCGGGGCGGGGACGGGGCAGTGGGGCCGGGCCCTACCATGCAGGACGAGACGCCGCTGGCCCCGGCACAGATCATCACGTCCGTGATCTTGCTGCCCCAGAACTTCCTGCAGTCGGCGTTGGACAACAGGGGCAGGGCCGCCTGCTGCAGCTTGTCGGGGGTCTTGTTGGCTGGAGGGACACAGGAGGCGGTGGGGGCGTGGTCAGGACCCCTCACCCAGCCTGCCCACCCCCAGGTGGAGGAGACCTGAGGCACCTGGacaccctgcctgccccctgcccggTCCTGGGCCTTCCCGTCNNNNNNNNNNNNNNNNNNNNNNNNNNNNNNNNNNNNNNNNNNNNNNNNNNNNNNNNNNNNNNNNNNNNNNNNNNNNNNNNNNNNNNNNNNNNNNNNNNNNGCTCTGGGTACCAAGTGCGCAGCACCCTCCTCCTGCTGCCCTTTCCTGGCCGCCCCCTTCAAGGACGAGCGGGCGCGCCGGGCCTGGGCAGGGGCACTCTGGACTCTGCAGGGAAATCATGGGCAGAGACAGCAGCCGGGGGAGGGGTGACCCGGCCAGACTCTCAGGGCCTGGAACCGCACCTGGACATTTGACTCCCGCCCAGACTTCGTGGCGGGCTTGACACaagcgcccccaccccccaagtctGGAGAGGAGTCCAGGCTGGAAACGGACCCCATGGACCTCAGGGCAACTTGGTGACCGTGCCGCCTGCTGGTGCTTAAGCGTTTCTTTAGCAACTTCGTCTCCAACTGTATACTATTTAAGCTCATCTTTACGCATGTTTGGTACGTTTTCATTTAAGGGGgttttaaataaggaaatggaaaggggcacgtgggtgcctcagcccattaagcatcccactttggctcaggccatgatctggtggtccatgggttcaagccctgtgtcgggctctgtgctgacagctcagagcctagatctccctctctctctgcccttcccccactcatgctctgtcttaaaaataaacatgtaaaaaaatttttaaggaagaaatggaaagatatatgaCTTCCAATTTATGTGGTTGGAATTTAGACCAAAAAAGCAGAATGAGTCTCCCTTCTGAAAAGCCCCTGAAGGAACTCACAGTTATACCGGGTCTTGCCCCAGCCGGTGGTGGCACAGAGGGAGCCCGCAGGGAAGCTGGTGTTGGCACTGGGCAGGCAGACAGGGGACGTGGTCGATGAGAGGAGGGCCGGGGTGGCCAGCTTCAGCAGGGCGATATCGTTGAGGCCTGAATCCTGGTCCCACATTGGGTATTCAAACACCTGTGGAGACGCCGTGGGGGCTGGGCAGACCTCatgggaggaggagagatggGTGGGTGGGGCCACAGGCCCCGGAGAGGGCTCAGTGCCAGGGGCGCTTGTTGAGAGAACAGATGGGGCCACAAAGTTTCCCATTCTGGTAACGTGGTAAAATGGCAGTTGACACATTGGTGAcatttagtttttctatttttgtgtttttctacaATCTGCAAAACTTAACCTTCAGTATTTGAAAAGGGGTCTTACTGATTACttggcaaagaaggaaagaggctcTGGGCCGAGAAGTAGGCTCTGGTGGGCCAGGCCTGAGCCACCTGGCCGGGGTCCCCTGTGTCCACACACCCTGCCCGCCGCACTCCTCCCTTGTTCGTGGCACCAAAGGGCAGCCCGCCATGGCCTTAcgaacccccccctcccccgccggccCACCTGGCAGTACCTCAGCGATCCTCAACACCTGCACAGCCTCCTCCTCAGAGCCGTGATCGGACACCCCGGCCACCACGCGGTGGCTCttcctggagagagaggaggtggcagAGGGTGCCCAGGTGAGGGAAGCCCTGTCTGGACCACCACTCCCGCGGtgacctctgggcctcagtttccccatccttAAGGTGAAGGCACAGGACTAGACCAGCTCTCCTGGAACAGGCTGAggcctggggtggtggggggcatgAGGGTGGAGACTTTCTCCTGGGGGTAGGGTATAGGAGCAGCTTCATCCCCACCCGCCATTGGTCTCAGACCCTTCCCACCGGGTTGCAGCACCTGGTTGCCTGGTGGGggcccgggggaggggaaggagtgaCAGTTGTTCTCTGACACCAGGGGGTCCCCATACCCCAGCCCGGGCCTCACCTGACGCTGCAGTGGGCTGCGGTGATCACCCAGTGCTGGCTGATGAGGGAGCCCCCACAGAAGTGGAAGCCGGCGCGAGTCTGGGGACACAGGTGAGGGACAGTCAGCCTTGCCCCCTCATGCCTGATCCCTCCCCGTCTAGTCTACCTCTCCTCAGCTTCTCCCTCACCTGCAGGGACACCTGCCAGGGCCAGGAGCTGGGGATGGCGTCCTCTCCATTGACAATCCGGGACAGGCCACTCAGCTCAGGGTGGACAGCAGGGACCCCACAGCCTGAAGGCAGGGACAGGGCAGCTGGTCAGTGGATGGTGTCCCAAGGGGGCCGGGGATAGACACCCAGCACTTGCAGGCCTCTGTGGCAACGTAGCACCCAGAGCTCTGGCCACTGCAGGGCACCCGGCCCCTTGTCACCCAGCCAGCAGCTGCTCCAGGTGCCCTTGTGGAGGGTCCTTGAGGCTGAGGGCGTCTGGAGTTGGGCAGGGCCTAGAGCCAGAGCTGGGTGTCCACTGTGTGTCCTGAGAGGGGCATCCCTCCCCCGCTGAACCCAGAGTCCTGGATCGTGGGGGCTGGGATGTCCTGCTGGAGTCGCTGTTGCTCTCACAGCCCCTGCGTCTGCAGCAGGGGCAGGTTGGGGTCAGAGTGTTACCCTGCTCGGGGCAACACGGACCCGGGAGGCTGCCCACGTCCAGAGGACCGCGGGACAGGTGCAAAGGAATGGGCATGGGAGACATTCTCCAGGCAGAGCCCCTACGGCTCATGGACAGACGTGGAGGAGCCCAGACCACCCCCGGCTTTTGAGCAGATGGACAAGGCCGAAACGAGGCAGGTCCAGCATGTCCTGTCCGGTTGAGTTTGAGAGGCCCAACGGACCTTCAgagggaggaggagtggggagtcGAGGAGAGGcgcccagagaggctgagtgagAGGAGTGGGCAGGGGGCTGGCCCCACCGGGCCCGTTAGAGGTGTGAGGACTTAGCCATCCAGCTCCCAGCTTCTAGGggtgcggggctgggggtggggtgggagaggctTGATCTGGGGCTGCTGGGCCCACCAGAACCTTGCACTCACCAGAACTGCTGCCAAGGAGGAGGAAGCCGAGGACAACCTGGAGAAGGGCCATGGTGTTCCGCTCCGGAGGTGGGATGGGGTCTGCCCAAAGGACCCCCGTTATATTCCCCTGACCCACCAATTGCAACTCGCCTCGCCATCCCTCCCTTATCGTGAGTCCTTGGGTTCAGAAGCACCTGGCTTGCGCCCAGGTGTGGGAAAGAGTCAGTCCCGGGGGGCTGCTCCTGGGAAGGTTCCCTGGGACCACAGGTGTGTGATGCCAGCAGCAGGCTCATCCCCCAGCTACccactccctgcccaccccccaggcccGTGCCTGCTGCCCAGATCCCACATCATCA
Protein-coding sequences here:
- the LOC115280259 gene encoding chymotrypsinogen B-like, with the protein product MALLQVVLGFLLLGSSSGCGVPAVHPELSGLSRIVNGEDAIPSSWPWQVSLQTRAGFHFCGGSLISQHWVITAAHCSVRKSHRVVAGVSDHGSEEEAVQVLRIAEVFEYPMWDQDSGLNDIALLKLATPALLSSTTSPVCLPSANTSFPAGSLCATTGWGKTRYNSNKTPDKLQQAALPLLSNADCRKFWGSKITDVMICAGASGVSSCMGDSGGPLVCQKDGVWTLVGIVSWGSDWCNPFLPGVYTRVTKFISWVLEVLQAN